The sequence below is a genomic window from Nostoc flagelliforme CCNUN1.
TAACTATTGGTCTGATGGCTCTCGTTCCCTTTGGCGGTTCTGTAGGTATCGCCCTGACTACACTATTGGTAGCACTGCAAGATTTCTCAATGGGTGTGAGAGTTTTGATAGCGGCAGTAATTGTACAGCAAATTCTCGAAAACTTAATTGCCCCCCGAATTTTAGGCAGCTTTACGGGTTTAAATCCAGTTTGGATTTTAATTTCGGTCTTAACAGGGGCAAGAATTGGCGGACTGTTGGGTGTGATAGTGGCAGTACCCACAGCTGTTGTGATTAAGACTGCTTTAAGCGCCCTGCGTCCTGGGAGCCTAAGCAGCGAGACAGACGACAGCGCCACTGGGGAAATAACTGCACCTATTGCAGCAAACGATTCACCAAAAGCTGACGCTAAAAACACTCTGAGTATTTCTGAAGCGACATTACCTTAAGTTAAATTCAAAATTCAAAATGAAGAAATTTTGAATTTTGATGTTACATATTTGCGGGATGATTTAGCAACTTCCAAAATTCTCCCCCTGCTTTCCTCAATTCATCCCACTGTTCTGCAATGCCTAAATTTTTTACTGTGGATCAATGATGGAACCCATAAACAAAAGACTTCCCGTCTGATTATCCCTAATGGCACAGAAGAAGGGACGATCAACAATCATTCGGAATGGTTCTGATTCATCTCTCAAAGATGTTGCGACTATTCCCACTGAAGTAGCCGCAGCCGCTTCGGTGCCTTCTTCGTTCACTTCAACAAAAGTTTTATGTTTAACTTGGCTAATGGCAAAATTTTTACCCATGCCGGAAAAATTGGCTTTGTTGCTGAAAGCCTCCTCCATGCCTAATGTTTTCAAGGCATCATTTAGTGTAACTTCGTAATCTGTTTTGAAGCGGGGTAGGCGAATAAACCCTTTTTGCTTGTTGAACTGAGTCATCCATTTCTCCCAATTCTCAACATTCAAGTTTTGATAGAAGGCTTTAAGGTTAGAGTTCTGTTTGGGCAGGAAAATATAAAAACTGAATTTACCATCTTTGCCGTAAGGTAAACTAACTGCCTGAAACTGTTCGCTTTCATAGTACCTGTAGTCACCTTCCTGTGACATCATTGGGTGTTGTTTTCGTCTGCCAGATGTGATGTAAAAAGGGTATTGAGCAGTTTGATTTTTGTCAAATTCGTTACTCCAATTACCTTTAAAATAAATGGCATTAATCAGAAATAACACTTGATTGGGTTCAATTGTTTCAACTATTTTAGTAATTTTACCCTTAGTATTTTCTTTTACCCAGTTATTGATAATACTAGATGCGGCGGCATCTTTAAAATTTAAATTGCTGACCTTAGCTTGATAGAAATCCTGGGTTCTCTTGAGGAAGTCTGGCGCAAAGCTAACATCTTGATTTGCCCAAAGTGAGTTAGCAATGCTCAATTGCACCTTCGCATCCTGATTGTCTAAAAGCTGCTTTAATGCCGCCGCGTAAGAAGAGTTGATTTCTGGTAGAGTCATTCCCTGTAATTCCAGGGTTTTTGCCATTGCTTGTTGAGTCGAGCCGCTAGCGCCATTGTAGGTCATAGCAAGAGCGATCGCTACACTCGAAGGTGAGATAAAAACATTCTTCTCAGCCTGATCATCTTTGAGTTCTGAAAATAGTTTGAAGCCAAACTTGTTGCTAGACTCAACTATTCTTGTATCAGGGTTAACTGTTTTTTTTTGCAATGGAGTTTCTGGCTGAGGTAAACTAGATTGGGCGAGGGCACTTTTGTTACTCTCGACTTGAGAACACCCTAATACACTGAATAGAACAACACTTGCAGCTGCCAAAGCATAACGTCTGCCCAGACTCACACCGTAACGTCTTTGCAGGAAATTTTCTTTCGCGTCACTAAATTTTTGTCGATTCATTCTGCTACCTCACTTGCCAAAGATTCCCGATCTGTGATCATGGTTGACGCAGAAACTGTGTCAATGATTAACTATTGCATTTGCTCCAATAGAAAAATGGGACTGTTACAGAAAATGTAACAGCAAGTCATTAGCTCAGAGGAATTAAACACAACTTATTAAAGTTGCTAATTCCTAATTGAGGCAGCGATGCAGACGAATTATGAAAAATCTCGATTCTTAGGAATTTTCCTATTTATCTATAAAAGTATTGTAAACTACCTAATTACAAAATAACCAGCGCTCTTGGTTTTTAAAGATAAAATCACGCTTTTCAGTTTACGAAATACCAAACTTTTATAGGGACAGGCGGCTTTACTACCCGATAGGAGAGTGTTGTTAAAATAAATGAAAAACGCTGTAAGTTGGCACAGATAACAGTTGTGCTACCCTATTTCAATTGATAGGTACACTCCACCAAGCTAAACTATATGGTTGAGTCACTTCATTTCG
It includes:
- a CDS encoding serpin family protein — encoded protein: MNRQKFSDAKENFLQRRYGVSLGRRYALAAASVVLFSVLGCSQVESNKSALAQSSLPQPETPLQKKTVNPDTRIVESSNKFGFKLFSELKDDQAEKNVFISPSSVAIALAMTYNGASGSTQQAMAKTLELQGMTLPEINSSYAAALKQLLDNQDAKVQLSIANSLWANQDVSFAPDFLKRTQDFYQAKVSNLNFKDAAASSIINNWVKENTKGKITKIVETIEPNQVLFLINAIYFKGNWSNEFDKNQTAQYPFYITSGRRKQHPMMSQEGDYRYYESEQFQAVSLPYGKDGKFSFYIFLPKQNSNLKAFYQNLNVENWEKWMTQFNKQKGFIRLPRFKTDYEVTLNDALKTLGMEEAFSNKANFSGMGKNFAISQVKHKTFVEVNEEGTEAAAATSVGIVATSLRDESEPFRMIVDRPFFCAIRDNQTGSLLFMGSIIDPQ